A genomic stretch from Pirellulales bacterium includes:
- a CDS encoding IS5 family transposase (programmed frameshift) — MAELVSDELWAQIEPLLPPEPEPSLLGGRPRVTNRQTLTGIVFVLRTGIPWQSLPTEMNCGSGSTCWRRFAEWTELEVWSKLHTMLLGQLGHAGAINLERAVIDSASVRAVFGGRNTGPNPTDRAKAGCKRHVLTDAAGIPLVVKTTPANTRDDQVALPLLVNMPPIAGPRGRPRTKPRALQGDAGYGSAALADLVKWLGIKPILTPLGKSRPHGSGLGKTRYVVERTLSWFGNFRRLKLCYERYGTHFQAFHELAAAILCANRCAQLKTTF; from the exons GGGCGGACGACCGCGGGTGACGAATCGCCAGACGCTGACGGGCATCGTGTTTGTGCTCAGGACTGGGATTCCGTGGCAATCGCTACCGACCGAAATGAATTGCGGCAGTGGCAGTACTTGCTGGCGTCGGTTTGCAGAATGGACCGAACTGGAAGTCTGGTCGAAGCTGCACACGATGCTGCTGGGACAACTGGGCCACGCCGGCGCGATCAATCTCGAACGGGCCGTGATCGACAGCGCCAGCGTCCGCGCAGTTTTTGGGGGGCGCA ACACGGGGCCGAACCCGACGGACCGTGCGAAAGCCGGCTGTAAGCGGCATGTGCTGACCGATGCGGCGGGCATTCCTCTGGTGGTCAAGACCACGCCGGCCAATACCCGCGACGACCAGGTCGCGCTGCCGTTGCTGGTCAATATGCCCCCCATAGCTGGGCCACGAGGCCGACCACGCACCAAGCCCAGGGCCTTGCAAGGTGATGCCGGATACGGTTCGGCGGCGCTGGCTGACCTCGTGAAATGGCTGGGGATCAAACCGATCCTGACGCCGCTCGGAAAATCGCGTCCCCACGGCAGCGGTCTCGGGAAGACGCGCTACGTCGTCGAGCGCACACTCAGCTGGTTTGGCAACTTCCGAAGACTGAAGCTGTGCTACGAACGATACGGAACGCACTTCCAAGCCTTTCATGAGTTGGCCGCAGCAATCCTCTGCGCAAATCGTTGTGCCCAATTGAAAACCACGTTTTGA